In Rhopalosiphum padi isolate XX-2018 chromosome 3, ASM2088224v1, whole genome shotgun sequence, the genomic stretch ttattattctgcACGCCGTATTAAAGATCTCacgttatcataaaattattataatttgtttaataaaagtacgatttgaataattatttttttaatcttgaagagaatttgatgatttagttaattttatttacgctGAAccacatatgaaaaaaaaatatgaaatttaaatcgatataacaaaaaaacaccttaggtacctacaatcTGCACGGttacatatgaataaataatagccTGTTGAATAAAGTgacaaatgtaattaatgtacttACGATATAACtcgataacttataatagtctaaataataagtaatttaaatccctaattatattaattatttacataaatcagtcaaatactgtaattatttttaattagtaggtacgtctattacagattatttatttattaaatttaataataacaaataaacaaattgaggccaattcaaaatatgacaaaactaGTTGAcaccaatatacatttattatttttaaattattaattaaataattatatttacaaccaatataatatactataagtacaTTTGATACAAGAATGAGAAGCACTCGAGTACAAAATAAATCgtcaaatcgtataaaatatttaaataataaagctatgtagttataatatatcagaatattatacgtatatcataatatgataatacctatatagtagtaattactaattattgttataatatatttttttttttaaatattagaaacggttttatttatttttcatttattactttcattttttaattttcgctttttttgtttttatattttcaaaatatgttgaggatctaaaattttgaaaattaccaaaaaatgtgtatttacatattacctATCTCCTCCCAAAAACTCCATACCAATCTGAAGTCACTGGACTTATAAAAAGAAACACAATGTCATTGTATTGTAATTCACATTGACTTATTTTATTggcttttggtaatttttatttagagtaataataggtatcacatatgaaaatttagttaggtacaaactataaattcttcgaaaaccaaatacaatatacaaattaaacttcatagaaaatataaacaagttaaTTTGGCATATTTAACTGTGCAATCaacataaattgattaaattaaaattgaattactttttacaaaatattaataatcatacaatttattataaaaaaatacttagacacaattttttttttttaatatgtatttgaagttAAGCTCTACACAGGGCCGTTTTCAGCCTTTTTGAGGCCCTGGTCAgtgtcaaaaatatataaactatataataagaaatttataaaaatgtcttcacaaacaattttgatattttgtaatactcattttttaaaataaataatactcgtaaataaataaaataacagtaggtacctatattacaacatatattataacattcatatacgtacgtaaacataataaaataaaaatttaatgagaaaataagtgtgacaaaattaaattagtatacctaaCAGTGATTCATGTTTACTTGCTTACACGTACATACCTACTTAGatttataactgtaaataaataaaacgacaaACATAATCGTAAtacgacattttattttgaattttttgcatatttttcaataattttatcgtttagtgtatataataggtaatctaTTTTTCagcatttacaataaatttttgttaCCAAATTTCGatagataatgaaaaaataaatatttttttttaaataggatttgatatatttaacaCACCAATTTCGTCTATTGGTATCTAATATTTGagataaatttatgaatatatatagtacattcatttatattattttatacattttttattcaactataatatgtttagttttttttttaaatgtacgaggtaaaaagtataaaattgtcaaatgtttatattattatattgcattttaaataaacataaattgaaagtaaaatcgtattatttaaaaggtatttttttttttaattcgattcgatatctatatttattaaagacaTATTATCTACATGTTTTGACGATTTGTGTATTAGTGCAtgcttttttaactaatttttaatacatgaatttccgggtcatatatttataaataaaatgtattttcttaggTTTAGTATCAGAGAATACCaaggtattcaatttaaatatttgatagacaaaaacatttttggaaaaatggtggaagacaatttttttaaattatggggTTGATTTACGGCGTGTTGGGGCTAATGATGGGGATATTCTTCGTTgcaatagttatattaactatacttgTGGACACATTTATGTATCAAACTTTTTGGCAAGACTTTTTTCTAGCATTACCtacccatataatttaatacttcggTCTCATAAACACAGCTATAGGTACatgtacattaaaaatcaagagttTGATGCGttggaaataataaactttcagtgtcataaaaaaaaaaacaataattatccgaATTTGTAGCATGAAAtggtttaaaaccatcaaaattaataatgtatgtatttatttatatgaatgaatgtagtgattaatatattgatttgtttaatttgtatgtacatttattatatttataactataaattaaattgtaattatattttattcataacgttatattaatcgatggcaataatttataaattattagtattattaaattgttactgatagttttttaaataataactatatgttgTAAAATAGCTTTTATGATTTAGTTTAAGTATTTCCATACATATTTAGGGAACAGAAACTTCAATcaataatacgataaataatatcgtaaaattaatttatgaacgcGCAAGCGAGCGCGCGcttatcaaattcaaatttcaaattacccCAGTAATATAACAAGTTGACTGCCTTGAgtatcatatataatacacggCTAACTATCCAAATtcgttctatacattttaacaagaCTTTTCAACCTTGCCTTGAGTATCATATATGCTTCTCACTTATCAAACCATTCTCATCCTAGAGAAATGTTGTAGTCAATCCAAGTTGGTCACACtactttttttgaatattatcaatatttttctacacacatttatttatttcgtgataaaaattcaatttttgataaaaattaatcgatTCAAGTTGAGTATCATATTTGATACTCAGGCCCCAGTGGAATACTTATCAatctatttgtatacaatttttgtgtgtttatatttttacattgattataaatattaaatagttatttataattattaataaattgattaatcatTATGGATAACCTATTGCGCtatcatttcaattattttaccatttcgACGgcaataataaaacgtttttcgTATTTGTTCAACAAAAAGTTAACTATGGATGAGTACAACATATCAGAGTTACTGGATATGTCTGATTGGTCCAACGATGATGAGACGGATGCTgattctgattttcaattagaGGTATATCTTTGACTGTACATAATTTGTACTTAGTGTTATCtgtacattatagtattttattttgcactATTTTTTACAGAGTGATTCAAACGACGATTCGAATGATGACTTATTCAATgaaaatgattttgattttgttacTCCGCCTACGCCTGATACTGTTCCTTCACAACAAAACAAATGTCATCAAGATGCATCAAACCCCTCTTGGAATGATGTTGATGATGCATTTCAATCTAACATATTATTCAACCCAAATAATGAGCCAGTGGGCATCaatcatgatattattgatacacTAGCTGAAGGTACCCCTTATGATTTTTATTCCTTATTTTTGGATAATGATGTGATACATTTATTGGTTAAAGAAACTAACAGATATGCAAAGTCTTTATTATCAACTAGAATTAGTCCAAAATCACGTCTACATAAGTGGGTAGATGTAACTTCTAATGAAATGAAAACctttttaggtattattatgtgGATGGGTTTATGTCCCCAACCATCAATTGCTTCATATTGgaaaaaaagtgaaatatatgcatctaaaataccaaaatatatgaCTAGAAAAAGATTCGAAATTCTTTTGCGCTCATTTCATTGTTGTAATAATGATGACTGTCCTCCTGGTGaccgtttatttaaaataagtggaCTACTTGACttacttttatcaaaatataaaatggcaCGTACACCAAAAGAGTCTATGTGCATTGACGAATCCATTGTTCCCTTTGTGGGTCGTCTTTCTTTTAggcaatatatacaaaataaaagacACAGATATGgaattaagatatttaaattatgcattGACAATTTCTATACTGTTGGGTTCAAAATTTATGCTGGTAAAGAAGCTGTTGTTGGCCAGAGATTATCAACAAGAATTGTAACTGAAATGGCAGAAGAATACCTAGATATTGGTAGAACAATGTACACTGACAACTGGTATAGCAGCTATGACTTAGCCACTGAACTCTTAAAAAGATCTactcatctagttggtactctACGATCAAATAGAAAAAACAACCCCAcagaagttataaaaaaaaaattaaaaagaggaGAAGTAATAGCTAAGCAATGCAATCAAGGTATAACAATACTGAAATGGAAAGACAAGCGTGACGTACTAGCTATTTCTACCAAACACTCTGCACTCATGGttaaaacaactaataaatttGGATCAGATATAGTTAAACCAAAACTTATATTGGATTATAATAAAGGTAAATCCCTGGTGGATGTGTGTGATCTTCGAAACTCATATCATAATCCATTAAGGAGAACATTAAAATGGTATAAGAAAATTGCATttgaattacttttaaatacttCAGTTTTGAATGCTTTATCATTGTATGAagaaataactcaaaaaaaaataagtattacttCATTTAGAGaaatattgattgaaaatttattagaaaaaaaagaagagaTTCCAACTGAAAATTCACACAAATTATTAGAAACTAAGTCTAGAGGGCGATGTTCTAATTGTTATAAGCATATGGTGGCACAAGGTGGACGTAAACATGCTCAAAGTATTACTAGACAAATTAGAACTAAATGTTCTAGTTGTAAGCGGttttattgtattcaatgtTTTTCTGAAGAACACAAAATAGGTAAaaccaaatgattttttttactataatattattttgaaaagttgattatatattaaaatgtcatgttttgtttttgtatttactattaaaatttgaatatcagtttgataataattaaattaacaagtttgttacattttttaattttatatgcttgattatttgattatatttgttaatttttgattattatgaacaataataataaaaataaatattataatattatagtataatgattattataattgttaaaacaatCGTTATTTGTgaaaactttttcatttttataatttatagaaaataaaaagtaatgaaGTTAGGCGAGAGGCCGAAACACCATAAGATTCAAAATATTGTGTAGTATTTTATCCAATTGTTATATTGGCATTAACTATCTTTATGAagttatagtttaattaaataaatgagtgTATATATGATACTCAAGGCAACCGTGGCAAGTTGTGTTGAGAAGCAAATGTGATACACGAGGCGTAATTGGTAAGTTTGTGTTAATTTAGAAGGGCTACATTTGAAAGAAGATTGTGTATCATATTTGATACTCAAGGCGTTCGTGGCAAGATCAGTGAAATTTACAAGGCAGTTAACttgataaatacaaaatagcatTGACGCGAAACGTTCTAGACGGCGGTCcgagaaataataatgtgccgcTCCTGAGACTATTGTGCGTAGCCCCTCTTTGGTAAAAGTGGGCGTGGTTACGGGTGACCGCCGCCGCGGCGATATGAAATTCAACGCCATCTcttgagcgttgtatacgtttcacttttaccagaacggcctcttaaGATAGGGTGaccatattaagaaaataaaaaaacgggACATTATTTGTAACTCCCCTCCCCCAATAAAacctaataaaaactatatatatacattcacaCATATGCACACAACTGTAgagagtaaaaatataaatctgagTCATatcacaaacaattattatcttattactttaccatttttgagtaaataacctaaataaatatttttaaaatattttttaaataatattttctttaatattttctttttcttttttatttaacaacacaatgttaaatttcataactattataatactttaaacaattaaaaaatgtacttttaaatattaaaattaaagtattaagcaattaaacaatacattgtacataccaatactgtaatatatttttttaacaagaatTAAGAAATTTACaacataaacttttttaattattcaggaATTTGATAATCCTTCTTCCACACTTTCTactattttttcgtatttttctgAAGAACTTAttgaatttaacaattttgGGTGCTTCaaaagaaattcataaaattgtgaacaagttatgtttttaaagtgctgttttgcaataattattgatttaatagttTCGAcattaaaacgatttttttcatCCGTCCACAATACATttgttaatgaaaatattcTTTCTACAGATGCATTTGTTCCAGGAATAGCCATCGAATATTCAATAATTGCTGAGAAGTTGTTGaaagaaatttgatttttttctagtatttt encodes the following:
- the LOC132926839 gene encoding piggyBac transposable element-derived protein 4-like yields the protein MDNLLRYHFNYFTISTAIIKRFSYLFNKKLTMDEYNISELLDMSDWSNDDETDADSDFQLESDSNDDSNDDLFNENDFDFVTPPTPDTVPSQQNKCHQDASNPSWNDVDDAFQSNILFNPNNEPVGINHDIIDTLAEGTPYDFYSLFLDNDVIHLLVKETNRYAKSLLSTRISPKSRLHKWVDVTSNEMKTFLGIIMWMGLCPQPSIASYWKKSEIYASKIPKYMTRKRFEILLRSFHCCNNDDCPPGDRLFKISGLLDLLLSKYKMARTPKESMCIDESIVPFVGRLSFRQYIQNKRHRYGIKIFKLCIDNFYTVGFKIYAGKEAVVGQRLSTRIVTEMAEEYLDIGRTMYTDNWYSSYDLATELLKRSTHLVGTLRSNRKNNPTEVIKKKLKRGEVIAKQCNQGITILKWKDKRDVLAISTKHSALMVKTTNKFGSDIVKPKLILDYNKGKSLVDVCDLRNSYHNPLRRTLKWYKKIAFELLLNTSVLNALSLYEEITQKKISITSFREILIENLLEKKEEIPTENSHKLLETKSRGRCSNCYKHMVAQGGRKHAQSITRQIRTKCSSCKRFYCIQCFSEEHKIGKTK